TGACATGAGTCGTCTGCCGAAAGTAGGTGGCATTTCCGCTTTTTACATAAGACTGATATCTGTACTTTCCATGGTCATGGTCTGTGAAGGATTTTATATCCCCGGCTGGAGTATCAAATCATATAAAGATGGTGAAAAGGTCCCTCTATTTGTCAACAAAGTGACCAGTGATACTACACAATTACCATATGCTTACTACGATTTACCGTTTGTTTGCAAACCTTCAAAGGATGCAGAGCGAGTACCTCTTAATTTGGGTGAGGTTCTGTTAGGAGATAGAATCTGGGGCTCTGATTACCAGATCCACCAGGGTAAACAGGTAGACTGTGCCGAGCTTTGCACGGCCAAAGTCGATAAAGCTGCCTTAGAGAGGGCTCATGAGCTTGTTTCGTCTAATTACTTGGTAGAGTGGATTGTCGACAATCTTCCAGGAGCTACTGCATTCATCTCAGTCGACAGATCAAAACGATACTACGCTAGTGGATTTCCTCTTGGAGTTGTTGATGAAACAACTGGTAAGACCTATTTGAATAATCATGTGAGCATCATATTGAGATACCGCGAGAGCTCTCGAGACAAGGGCCGCAATGTGATTGTTGGTTTCGAGGTTTACCCCAAGAGTGTGTCCACCGACAGCAAAAAGTGTCCTGGAAACAACGATAAATTCCAGCCATATCTGATTGATCCTGAAAAGGAGAATGATGAAATCCGATTCACATATACGGTTTTGTGGAGAGAAGACAAGACTGTAGAATGGGCTGATAGATGGAGTCTGTACTTTAGTTATTTGACTCACAGTAGCAAGGCTCCCAAGGTGAACTCCCTACATTGGCTGGCAATTGTCAACTCGTTGGTTATCGCTTCATTGCTCACTATTCTCGTTGGAGTCGTTCTTGTCCGGACTCTTTCCCGAGATATTCAAAGCTACAAGAAGATTTCGTCGAAGCAAGGAGATGATGATCTAGTTGGCGAGCTAGACAAGGATATGTTAGAGGAGGAGTCAGGTTGGAAACTGGTATATGCTGATGTATTCAGACCACCTGTATTGTCCAGCGTCCTGTCTTCATTAATTGGCTCTGGTATTCAGATCTTTGTTATGGCCCTGGCAACTATTGGTTTTGCTTGTTTTGGTGTGTTGAACCCTAGTTATCGAGGTGGATTGCTGAGTTAtgctttatttatttttgctttCGCTGGAGGCTTCGCTGGTTTTGTCACTGCCCGTATTAACAAGTACATGGGTAATGAATATCATTGGTCTCGCAGTGTATGGCTTACTGCAGTGTTGGCCCCTGCCTCGGTACTCATCATTGTCCTTACACTTAATCTGTTTGTCTGGTCAAGTGCGTCATCTTCTGCTTTGCCATTTGGCACGATCGTAGCTTTGTTCTCAATCTGGCTTCTGATCTCATGCCCTCTGGTCGTCGTAGGTGCCATCATTGGCAACAAGCGCCAGGCTTCTCCTCCTCCAACTCGTATTTCGGCCATCCCAAGACAAATTCCTAATAATGCCGGTTATAACTTGGTAAGAAGTACTCCATTTGCAGTTCTTGCTGGTGGACTACTACCTTTCGCTGTCATTTTCGTGGAATTGGTGACCATTTTCCAGTCTCTGTGGCTCGAAAAGTCTGGATATTACTATATGTACGGATTTTTTGGCGTTGTTTTCATTGTCCTGGTCCTCACTGTTGTGGAGATGTCGATTCTCACCACATACATCCTCCTTAATTCAGAAGACTACCGTTGGTGGTGGCGTTCATTCCTTGTTGGAACTGGCTCTGCCTGGTGGGTATTCCTTTACAGCATATACTACTATTTCACCAAGCTCAATGTTGACGGGTTTATCTCTGCCCTTTTATTCTTCGGCTATACGCTATTGGGATGCCTGGCTTATGGACTTGTCACAGGCGCCATTGGTTTCTTATCGTCGTATGTTTTCGTCTTCCGCATCTATAATGCAATCAAAGCAGACTAAAGACATGCtgacagaaaaaaaaaagctcttGTATTAATTTAATTACTCATATAATTAACCAATACCCGGTTGGtggcctgcctccggtggctggggctcttgcttcgcaggagactgctggcaCCGTCAATGCAGCGAAAACCGATGGCCATACTCTGCATATCCATTGCATGATCTAGACCCGTCCTGAATAAATAGACTGGAAACATAAAGTAAAAATgtgtaaaaaaaaatggtaGGTTGGCCAGTTTAATCCTCTATGTGTTACACCCTCGTATGCCACGTTCTAGACAACATAATTTCAAAACTATCACGTCAAAATCAACTGGGAAACCCCTCATAGGCGTTTTGGATGAGCGGTTAGGGCGGCAGATTCGatattttgacttttttgcTAATCTCGAGCCGATTTTTTGACGGCCCTGGCAGTCTCCTGCTgagcaggagccacagggtttggggcagagccccagccgcccCGGAGGCTGGTGCTCTCAGTTTTGTATTAATCTCAGATCGCGATGGTCAAGGTGATAAGATATGCATTCATAGGCACTATGGCCGAGCGGTTAAGGCGAAAGATTAGAAATCTTTTGGGATTTTCCCGCGCAGGTTCGAgtcctgctggtgtcgtcattttttttctcgttAACcgagtttattttttgcgCTAAAATGGACAGAATAATAAGTTTTCGAATTAGCGGTAGCTTTATCTGAGATGGAGGTACAGTTTATTCCCTGTTTCTGGCTGGCATGGAGCCTCGGTAGACGTCGGTGCTGCTGTATACTACACAATCTACACAACCTGCACATAGatacaataaaaaaaattagattacaaataaatagaataaatagataaaAAATCGATCAATCACCTA
The Sugiyamaella lignohabitans strain CBS 10342 chromosome A, complete sequence genome window above contains:
- the TMN3 gene encoding Tmn3p (Protein with a role in cellular adhesion and filamentous growth; similar to Emp70p and Tmn2p; member of Transmembrane Nine family with 9 transmembrane segments; localizes to Golgi; induced by 8-methoxypsoralen plus UVA irradiation; GO_component: GO:0030137 - COPI-coated vesicle [Evidence IDA] [PMID 14562095]; GO_component: GO:0005794 - Golgi apparatus [Evidence IEA]; GO_component: GO:0005794 - Golgi apparatus [Evidence IDA] [PMID 14562095]; GO_component: GO:0000139 - Golgi membrane [Evidence IEA]; GO_component: GO:0016021 - integral component of membrane [Evidence IEA,IEA]; GO_component: GO:0016021 - integral component of membrane [Evidence ISM] [PMID 12192589]; GO_component: GO:0016020 - membrane [Evidence IEA]; GO_function: GO:0003674 - molecular_function [Evidence ND]; GO_process: GO:0006878 - cellular copper ion homeostasis [Evidence IGI] [PMID 20681974]; GO_process: GO:0001403 - invasive growth in response to glucose limitation [Evidence IMP] [PMID 18178563]; GO_process: GO:0007124 - pseudohyphal growth [Evidence IGI] [PMID 18178563]; GO_process: GO:0007034 - vacuolar transport [Evidence IGI] [PMID 20526336]), which gives rise to MVMVCEGFYIPGWSIKSYKDGEKVPLFVNKVTSDTTQLPYAYYDLPFVCKPSKDAERVPLNLGEVLLGDRIWGSDYQIHQGKQVDCAELCTAKVDKAALERAHELVSSNYLVEWIVDNLPGATAFISVDRSKRYYASGFPLGVVDETTGKTYLNNHVSIILRYRESSRDKGRNVIVGFEVYPKSVSTDSKKCPGNNDKFQPYLIDPEKENDEIRFTYTVLWREDKTVEWADRWSLYFSYLTHSSKAPKVNSLHWLAIVNSLVIASLLTILVGVVLVRTLSRDIQSYKKISSKQGDDDLVGELDKDMLEEESGWKLVYADVFRPPVLSSVLSSLIGSGIQIFVMALATIGFACFGVLNPSYRGGLLSYALFIFAFAGGFAGFVTARINKYMGNEYHWSRSVWLTAVLAPASVLIIVLTLNLFVWSSASSSALPFGTIVALFSIWLLISCPLVVVGAIIGNKRQASPPPTRISAIPRQIPNNAGYNLVRSTPFAVLAGGLLPFAVIFVELVTIFQSLWLEKSGYYYMYGFFGVVFIVLVLTVVEMSILTTYILLNSEDYRWWWRSFLVGTGSAWWVFLYSIYYYFTKLNVDGFISALLFFGYTLLGCLAYGLVTGAIGFLSSYVFVFRIYNAIKAD